From a region of the Triticum aestivum cultivar Chinese Spring chromosome 7D, IWGSC CS RefSeq v2.1, whole genome shotgun sequence genome:
- the LOC123169961 gene encoding uncharacterized protein → MQRERSNHISPNPAAAPVPHAVADDRAPPQTAAMMEGAAGAGQAPERRTRRVAAPRGQPLSPRRTAHRLGGPSGLPPMRGASAAVRAGDRAAGPVVRSGRGLCRPGAGFEPPSMDFSQLGCVLLWIRARGCPKSSSPTTGQWSTSGSLSRFGLG, encoded by the exons ATGCAACGCGAGCGCTCTAACCATATCTCACCGAATCCTGCCGCCGCGCCCGTCCCGCacgccgtggccgatgaccgcgCCCCTCCCCAGACGGCGGCGATGATGGAGGGAGCCGCTGGCGCCGGCCAGGCTCCCGAGCGGCGGACGCGCCGGGTCGCCGCTCCTCGGGGCCAGCCCCTCTCGCCGCGCCGGACCGCGCATCGGCTCGGAGGCCCCTCGGGGCTGCCGCCGATGCGGGGGGCGTCCGCGGCCGTGCGGGCTGGGGACCGAGCGGCGGGGCCCGTGGTGCGCTCCGGTCGAGGGCTTTGTCGGCCCGGCGCGGGATTTGAGCCGCCGTCGATGGATTTCTCGCAGCTTGGCTGCGTCTTGCTTTGGATCCG GGCGCGTGGCTGTCCAAAATCAAGCTCCCCAACAACTGGACAATGGAGCACATCCGGCAGCTTGTCACGCTTTGGGCTCGGCTGA